The following are from one region of the Myxococcus stipitatus genome:
- a CDS encoding OPT family oligopeptide transporter — translation MARPSPNPPEETAPASDPTPASLTLLSIPGDTPEDTDTYWLTRVYQGDRLAQFTPRSVGIGAVIGVLTCATNLYVGLKTGVAFGVAITAALLAHASHGLWRRVAPGFSGRPLTPLETCSAQTVASAAGYATGGALVSVQGAWLIVTGQHPTPLVLLAWTFFLSALGVLFAVPLKRRLVDHEQLPFASGTAAATTIRALHGTDPEAPTRLRMLGLGGAVAGLVTFAREGLGRLPMGVSFPGSLGGIPLERLGFALDTSLLPIGAGALLGPRITTSLWLGAILMHGFVAPRVLGAGLATDEEGGFLSWSLWPGAAALTVASLVHFAWDGRVLARVFKGLVSGTPRAPRPIDAVQVPRSWWLAGIGVLTPATIVVAHLGFGVPVAHAALAVALSFVLCLISCRVTGETDMSPVGALSQVTQVTYGVLLPNHVQANLATAGITVNAASASADLLTDLKAGHLLGANPRRLFLAQLVGTVLGALAAVPLFFLLVPDRSALGSEQFPAPAAFVTAGVARVLSTGLDTLAPATRAAVGWAALAAAVLVAAERLLPARASRWVPSPLGMGLACLLPPSYALSFFLGGVVSGMVGRVRPAAQERRWVPLAAGLIAGEGLMGVCIVLSRTLW, via the coding sequence ATGGCTCGGCCCTCACCGAATCCGCCGGAAGAGACGGCGCCCGCGTCGGACCCGACGCCCGCGTCGCTGACGCTGCTGAGCATTCCCGGCGACACGCCCGAGGACACGGATACCTACTGGCTCACCCGCGTGTATCAGGGGGACCGGCTCGCGCAGTTCACGCCGCGCTCGGTGGGGATTGGCGCCGTCATCGGCGTGCTCACCTGCGCCACCAACCTCTACGTGGGCCTCAAGACGGGGGTGGCGTTCGGGGTCGCCATCACCGCCGCGCTGCTGGCGCACGCGTCGCACGGGCTCTGGCGGAGGGTGGCTCCGGGGTTCTCGGGGAGGCCGCTCACGCCGCTGGAGACTTGCAGCGCGCAGACCGTGGCCTCCGCGGCCGGCTACGCCACCGGCGGGGCGCTCGTCTCCGTGCAGGGCGCCTGGCTCATCGTCACCGGCCAACACCCCACGCCGCTCGTCCTGCTGGCCTGGACGTTCTTCCTGTCCGCGCTGGGCGTGCTCTTCGCGGTGCCCCTCAAGCGCCGGCTCGTGGACCACGAGCAGCTTCCCTTCGCCTCGGGGACCGCCGCAGCGACCACCATCCGCGCGCTCCATGGCACGGACCCGGAGGCGCCCACGCGGCTGCGGATGCTCGGGCTCGGGGGCGCGGTGGCCGGGCTCGTCACGTTCGCTCGCGAGGGGCTCGGCAGGCTGCCCATGGGGGTGTCGTTCCCGGGGAGCCTCGGGGGCATTCCCCTCGAGCGGCTCGGGTTCGCGCTGGACACGAGCCTGCTGCCCATCGGCGCGGGCGCGCTGCTGGGGCCGCGAATCACCACGTCGCTGTGGCTCGGCGCCATCCTCATGCATGGCTTCGTGGCGCCGCGGGTGCTCGGCGCGGGGCTCGCGACGGACGAGGAGGGCGGCTTCCTCTCGTGGAGCCTATGGCCGGGCGCCGCCGCGCTCACCGTGGCGTCGCTGGTCCACTTCGCCTGGGACGGTCGCGTGCTGGCGCGCGTATTCAAGGGCCTCGTCTCGGGGACGCCTCGCGCGCCGCGGCCGATCGACGCCGTCCAGGTCCCCAGGAGCTGGTGGCTCGCGGGCATCGGCGTGCTCACCCCCGCCACCATCGTGGTGGCGCACCTGGGCTTCGGTGTTCCCGTGGCGCACGCGGCGCTCGCCGTCGCGCTCTCGTTCGTGCTGTGTCTCATCTCCTGCCGCGTCACGGGGGAGACGGACATGTCGCCCGTGGGCGCGCTGAGCCAGGTGACCCAGGTCACCTACGGCGTGCTGCTGCCCAACCACGTCCAGGCCAACCTGGCCACCGCGGGCATCACCGTCAACGCCGCCTCCGCGTCGGCCGACCTGCTCACGGACTTGAAGGCGGGGCATCTGCTCGGCGCGAACCCCCGTCGCCTGTTCCTCGCGCAGCTGGTGGGGACCGTCCTGGGGGCGCTCGCGGCGGTGCCGCTGTTCTTCCTGCTGGTGCCGGACCGGTCCGCTCTCGGTTCGGAGCAGTTCCCCGCGCCCGCCGCCTTCGTCACGGCCGGCGTCGCCCGCGTGCTGTCGACGGGCCTCGACACCCTGGCGCCCGCCACGCGCGCGGCGGTGGGGTGGGCCGCGCTCGCAGCGGCGGTGCTCGTCGCGGCGGAGCGGCTGCTCCCCGCGCGGGCGAGCCGCTGGGTGCCTTCTCCGCTGGGCATGGGGCTGGCCTGTTTGCTGCCGCCGTCCTATGCGTTGAGCTTCTTCCTGGGTGGGGTGGTCTCGGGGATGGTGGGACGGGTGCGCCCCGCCGCGCAGGAGCGCCGCTGGGTGCCGCTCGCGGCGGGCCTCATCGCGGGAGAGGGCTTGATGGGCGTCTGCATCGTCCTGTCACGCACGCTCTGGTAG
- a CDS encoding MerR family transcriptional regulator: MLTISQFADRSGLSASALRFYERKGLLSPARRWDNGYRAYAVSQVAEARFISSLRAAGISLSAIRDFLRRDTRARETMLTSWRQEMAARLLSLQVADQYLRGLDSKAPLLHLEHWAEPSVLVWFPVSAPERPLPFREAVATHKRELERRGTLVLTSGYVRTLDREGGRLVGEVGFRIKAGRRTPPGARRQELAPTLFATLECGLRDDVAAHRVFRLLDELGFTPEGPHLERYLPGAVDRYLLMISVRRRTGPVT, translated from the coding sequence ATGCTGACGATTTCGCAGTTCGCGGACCGCAGTGGACTGTCCGCGAGCGCGCTGCGTTTCTACGAGCGGAAGGGACTGCTCTCTCCCGCGAGGCGCTGGGACAACGGCTATCGCGCCTACGCCGTTTCGCAGGTCGCGGAGGCCCGCTTCATCAGCAGCCTGCGCGCGGCTGGCATCTCGCTCTCCGCCATCCGCGACTTCCTGAGGCGCGACACGCGCGCGAGGGAGACGATGCTCACGTCCTGGCGACAGGAGATGGCCGCGAGGCTGCTCTCGCTGCAGGTCGCGGACCAGTACCTGCGTGGGCTCGACTCCAAGGCGCCGCTCCTGCACCTGGAGCACTGGGCGGAGCCCTCGGTCCTCGTCTGGTTCCCCGTGTCCGCTCCCGAGCGTCCGCTGCCGTTCCGTGAGGCGGTCGCGACGCACAAGCGGGAGCTGGAGCGCCGAGGGACCCTCGTGCTCACCAGCGGCTACGTTCGGACGCTCGACCGCGAGGGAGGACGGCTCGTGGGAGAGGTCGGGTTCCGCATCAAGGCCGGGCGCCGGACGCCACCGGGGGCTCGCCGTCAGGAGCTCGCGCCGACCCTGTTCGCGACCCTGGAGTGTGGCCTGCGCGATGACGTCGCCGCGCACCGGGTGTTCCGCCTGCTGGACGAACTGGGCTTCACTCCGGAGGGGCCGCACCTGGAGCGCTACCTTCCGGGCGCGGTGGATCGCTACCTGCTCATGATCTCCGTGCGGCGTCGGACCGGCCCGGTGACGTAG